A single Populus nigra chromosome 13, ddPopNigr1.1, whole genome shotgun sequence DNA region contains:
- the LOC133671271 gene encoding UDP-arabinopyranose mutase 1 — translation MVEPATDTKSAAKVVPLLKDELDIVIPTIRNLDFLEMWRPFFEPYHLIIVQDGDPSKIIKVPEGFDYELYNRNDINKILGPKASCISFKDSACRCFGYMVSKKKYIFTIDDDCFVAKDPSGKAINALEQHIKNILSPSTPFFFNTLYDPYRDGADFVRGYPFSLREGVPTAVSHGLWLNIPDYDAPTQLVKPLERNTRYVDAVLTIPKGTLFPMCGMNLCFDRDLIGPAMYFGLMGDGQPIGRYDDMWAGWCTKVICDHLGLGVKTGLPYIYHSKASNPFVNLKKEYKGIFWQEEIIPFFQAATLSKDCTTVQKCYIELSKQVKEKLGKVDPYFDKLADAMVTWIEAWDELNPSGASAKATNGKA, via the exons ATGGTTGAGCCTGCAACTGACACAAAATCAGCAGCAAAGGTTGTGCCTTTATTGAAAGATGAGCTTGACATTGTTATACCAACCATAAGGAACTTGGATTTCTTGGAGATGTGGAGGCCATTCTTTGAGCCATACCATCTTATCATCGTTCAAGACGGTGATCCTTCTAAGATTATTAAGGTCCCTGAGGGTTTTGATTATGAGCTTTATAATAGGAATGATATTAACAAGATTCTTGGTCCCAAGGCCTCTTGCATCTCTTTCAAGGACTCTGCTTGTCGTTGCTTTGGTTACATGGTTTCTAAGAAGAAGTATATTTTCACTATTGATGATGATTGCTTT GTTGCTAAGGATCCATCTGGTAAAGCTATCAATGCACTTGAGCAGCACATCAAGAACATTCTCTCGCCATCAACTCCATTTTTCTTCAACACCCTCTATGATCCTTACAGAGATGGTGCAGATTTTGTTCGTGGATACCCCTTCAGTCTTCGTGAGGGTGTCCCCACTGCTGTTTCTCATGGCCTGTGGCTCAACATCCCTGATTATGATGCACCTACTCAGCTTGTCAAGCCTCTTGAGAGGAACACAAG GTACGTGGATGCTGTTTTGACCATTCCTAAGGGCACCTTGTTCCCTATGTGTGGTAtgaatttatgttttgaccGCGATTTGATTGGCCCTGCCATGTACTTTGGTCTCATGGGTGACGGTCAACCAATTGGTCGCTACGATGATATGTGGGCTGGCTGGTGCACCAAG GTTATCTGTGATCATTTGGGACTAGGAGTGAAGACTGGTTTGCCATATATCTATCACAGCAAGGCTAGCAACCCATTTGTGAACCTAAAGAAGGAGTACAAAGGCATCTTCTGGCAGGAAGAGATCATTCCCTTCTTCCAAGCTGCCACTCTTTCAAAAGACTGCACCACTGTTCAGAAGTGCTACATTGAGCTGTCCAAGCAGGTTAAAGAGAAGCTTGGAAAGGTTGATCCTTACTTTGACAAGCTTGCTGATGCCATGGTTACTTGGATCGAGGCCTGGGACGAGCTTAACCCCTCAGGAGCTTCTGCTAAAGCTACCAATGGCAAAGCTTAA